The proteins below are encoded in one region of Brassica napus cultivar Da-Ae chromosome A6, Da-Ae, whole genome shotgun sequence:
- the LOC106361511 gene encoding endoribonuclease Dicer homolog 3 isoform X2, with product MEGDEPRGGGSDSLSVKRKFYEIDEDSSPMNGSSELYEVAQTRNTIALLETGVDKFGVINLLIKPIPSSDSPKRFIICLAPTVNLVKQHCCEIRAHLNLKVEDYYGAKGVDKWTSHRWEEELFKNEVLVMTPQIFLDALRGGFLKVEMVRLLVIDECHRTTGNHPYAMIMKEFYHKATDKPRMFGLTTTAAIRKDQVSELENLMDSQIFNPQGQKGVDKFVTKVKEGPVFYDPAPLCRLELKDKLRTSHLKFDASLLSLLQELEKGNCQDVEENKFKAYQKRLSADYHDILHCLDSLGLICAHLAAEICLEKISETETYNECSMVCKEFLSDVLSTLGLFLQKEKNSVDLPQDNPSAVISGLVSPKLQELFHLLDSLRGEMQKPCLIIVERIITAEVIERYVKKQASLGYLYVLSLIGNNASTQALAQKMQDSFHVGKVNLVFITDVVEEGFHMPDCSCMVCFDLPKTVCSYSQSQELAKQSNSKSIMFLERGNPSQRDHLYDLMRRQVPKETPNQANCQDLKENGATVHDEPAPKEQSANKRLRQLQVLDKNLLQCSAKEKAPSSKSKSSASAAGSKKRKELHGTTRANALSGIWGENLDGAIFQAYKLDFWSNISGDAYSSFSLLIESTLADDVGNVEMSLYLVRKYIKASVSHCGQIRLSHEEIVKAKCFQQFFFNGMFGKLFVGSKSLGTKREFLLQTDTSSLWHPSFMFLMLPVETGDLVSSATVDWSAINSCACVVDFLKKNPLLELQVGEENHCNTSSGQEGTQKKETETNLIHFANALSDKNSIEEIVVIAIHTGRIYSIVEAVKDSSAMSPFEDEASLEYATYAEYFNKKYGIVLAHPNQPLLKLKQSHHAHNLLVNFSDEVIEKKEPNVSNVRKTKPNIHAHLPPELLVRIDVPRSVTKSIYLLPSVMHRLESLMLASQLREEIDCSIDNFSISSTSVLEALTTLTSAEAFSMERLELLGDSVLKYVVSCSLYLKYPNKDEGQLSRERQSIISNSNLHRLATDRKLQGYIRNGAFEPRRWTAPGQCSLFPVPCKCGIDSREVPLEPRFFTENMTIKIGKACDMGHRWTVSKSVSDCAEALIGAYYVSGGLTAALHMMKWLGFDVEFDRELVNEAINRVSLRCYIPKDDELTELETKIRREFSSKFLLKEAITHSSVHESYSYERLEFLGDSVLDFLITRHLFNTYEKTGPGEMTDLRSACVNNENFAQVAVKNNLHTHLQRCATVLETQIKEYLMSFSEPDETGRTIPSMQGPKALGDVVESIAGALLIDTRLDLEEVWRVFEPLLSPLVTPDKLQLPPYRELNELCDSLGYFFRVKCANDGVKAQATIQLQLDDVLLTGDGSEQTNKLALGKAASHLLKQLEMRNISRKTGNGDDQSSMDIKLACNLSDRETPSSDSVEMQGTVVPVIGPINMKKGGPRGTLHEFCKKHLWPMPTFDTLEDKSRTPFEFTDGNEKRTSFSSFISTITLRIPNREAVMYSGEARPDKKSSFDSAVVELLYELERRMILTIKK from the exons ATGGAAGGAGACGAACCTCGTGGAGGAGGAAGCGATTCTCTTTCTGTCAAGAGGAAATTCTATGAAATCGATGAAGATTCTTCTCCTATGAACGG CAGTTCCGAGTTGTACGAGGTTGCACAGACCAGGAACACTATTGCTCTTCTGGAAACAGGAGTTGATAAGTTTGGGGTAATCAACTTGCTTATAAAACCCATTCCTTCTTCTGATTCCCCCAAAAGATTCATCATTTGCTTGGCCCCTACTGTCAATCTCGTCAAACAG CATTGCTGTGAGATTAGAGCACATTTAAATCTGAAGGTTGAAGACTACTATGGAGCTAAAGGAGTTGATAAGTGGACATCACACCGCTGGGAAGAGGAACTTTTTAAGAACGAG GTTCTAGTTATGACTCCTCAAATATTTCTAGATGCCCTTAGAGGTGGATTCCTGAAAGTAGAGATGGTACGCCTTCTTGTAATAGATGAATGCCACCGCACCACTGGCAATCATCCTTATGCAATGATTATGAAG GAGTTCTATCACAAAGCTACAGACAAACCGAGGATGTTTGGATTGACTACGACAGCCGCCATTAGAAAAG ATCAAGTATCAGAACTGGAGAACCTCATGGACTCGCAG atttttaatcCTCAAGGGCAGAAAGGGGTGGACAAGTTTGTTACAAAAGTGAAAGAAGGTCCAGTATTTTATGACCCAGCACCTTTATGCCGTCTGGAACTGAAAGATAAGTTGCGAACTTCACACCTCAAG TTTGATGCTTCTCTGTTAAGTCTTCTTCAAGAACTGGAAAAAGGCAATTGTCAGGACGTGGAGGAGAATAAGTTTAAGGCATATCAAAAGCGACTGTCCGCTGACTACCACGATATTTTGCATTGCCTTGATAGTCTTGGCCTCATTTGCGCACATTTG GCGGCTGAAATCTGCTTGGAGAAAATCTCGGAAACCGAAACTTATAACGAATGCTCAATGGTGTGCAAGGAGTTTCTTAGTGATGTTTTATCCACACTTGGGCTGTTTTTGCAGAAAG aaaagaattcGGTAGATTTGCCGCAAGACAATCCGTCAGCAGTGATTTCGGGACTTGTATCTCCCAAGTTACAAGAACTTTTCCATCTATTGGATTCATTGAG AGGTGAAATGCAAAAGCCATGCCTTATTATAGTTGAGAGAATCATAACTGCAGAAGTGATCGAAAGATACGTGAAGAAACAAGCCTCTTTAGGTTACCTTTACGTCTTATCTTTAATCGGAAACAACGCCTCTACCCAAGCATTGGCACAGAAAATGCAAGATTCATTTCATGTTGGCAAG GTAAATCTTGTATTTATCACTGACGTGGTCGAAGAAGGGTTTCACATGCCAGATTGCTCATGCATGGTATGTTTTGACCTGCCCAAAACAGTGTGTAGTTACTCGCAGTCTCAAGAACTGGCCAAACAGAGTAACTCTAAGTCTATCATGTTTCTTGAAAG GGGGAACCCCAGCCAAAGAGATCATCTGTATGACCTTATGCGAAGACAAGTACCAAAAGAAACTCCAAACCAAGCGAATTGTCAGGACTTGAAAGAGAACGGAGCCACGGTTCATGATGAACCAGCGCCAAAAGAGCAGTCGGCTAATAAAAGGTTACGTCAACTGCAAGTGTTGGATAAGAATCTGCTACAATGCAGCGCCAAAGAGAAGGCCCCCTCTTCTAAAAGTAAATCATCTGCGTCGGCTGCAG GTTCCAAAAAGCGGAAGGAGTTGCACGGGACAACCCGTGCAAACGCATTGTCAGGAATCTGGGGAGAAAATCTTGATGGTGCCATCTTTCAGGCTTATAAGTTGGACTTCTGGAGTAATATCTCTGGGGACGCGTACTCTAGTTTCTCTCTTCTGATTGAGTCAACCCTTGCCGATGATGTTGGAAATGTCGAGATGAGCCTTTACTTGGTCAGGAAGTATATAAAGGCTTCTGTTTCACATTGTGGCCAGATACGTTTGAGTCACGAAGAG ATAGTCAAAGCAAAGTGTTTTCAGCAATTTTTCTTCAATGGCATGTTTGGAAAGTTGTTTGTTGGATCCAAGTCACTGGGAACAAAGAGAGAATTTTTGCTTCAAACTGACACAAGTTCTCTTTGGCATCCTTCCTTCATGTTTTTAATGCTACCGGTTGAGACCGGTGATCTAGTTTCGAGTGCGACGGTTGATTGGTCAGCGATCAACTCCTGTGCCTGTGTAGTTGATTTCTTGAAGAAAAATCCCCTTCTAGAACTTCAGGTTGGTGAAGAAAATCATTGCAACACCTCATCCGGTCAGGAAGGgacacaaaagaaagaaacggaAACGAATCTGATTCATTTTGCCAACGCTTTGTCTGATAAAAATAGCATCGAAGAAATTGTGGTCATTGCGATTCACACCGGAAGGATATACTCTATAGTTGAAGCCGTCAAAGATTCTTCTGCTATGAGCCCGTTTGAGGACGAGGCCTCATTAGAATATGCTACTTATGcagaatattttaataaaaa GTATGGGATTGTATTGGCGCACCCGAACCAGCCATTGTTGAAGTTGAAGCAGAGTCACCATGCGCACAACCTCTTAGTCAACTTCAGTGACGAAG TGATTGAGAAGAAAGAACCAAACGTTAGTAATGTTAGAAAAACAAAACCCAACATCCACGCTCATTTGCCTCCGGAGCTTTTGGTTAGAATTGACGTGCCACGTTCTGTGACAAAATCAATCTACTTACTACCATCAGTGATGCACCGCCTAGAGTCTCTAATGTTGGCCAGCCAACTTAGAGAAGAGATTGATTGTAGCATCGATAACTTCAGTATATCTAGTACATCG GTTCTTGAAGCACTTACAACACTTACATCCGCTGAAGCGTTTTCCATGGAACGTTTGGAACTGCTTGGGGATTCAGTCTTGAAGTATGTTGTGAGTTGTTCTCTATACCTTAAGTATCCTAACAAAGACGAGGGACAACTTTCGCGTGAGAGGCAATCGATTATATCTAACTCGAATCTTCACCGCTTGGCTACAGATCGCAAACTGCAG GGATACATAAGAAACGGCGCCTTTGAACCGCGTCGGTGGACCGCACCTGGTCAATGTTCTCTCTTTCCCGTTCCTTGCAAGTGTGGGATTGATAGTAGAGAAGTACCGTTGGAGCCAAGATTCTTTACAGAGAACATGACTATAAAAATTGGCAAGGCCTGTGACATGGGTCATAGATGGACGGTTTCAAAATCTGTATCAGATTGCGCTGAGGCCCTGATTGGTGCCTATTACGTCAGCGGTGGATTGACTGCGGCTCTTCACATGATGAAATGGCTTGGCTTTGACGTTGAATTTGACAGAGAACTAGTGAATGAAGCCATCAATAGAGTTTCTCTACGGTGTTACATCCCTAAAGACGATGAGCTTACGGAGTTGGAGACAAAGATCCGACGTGAATTCTCTTCAAAGTTTCTTTTGAAAGAGGCTATCACACACTCATCTGTTCATGAATCCTACTCCTACGAG AGATTGGAGTTTCTTGGCGATTCCGTGCTTGATTTTCTAATCACCCGACATCTCTTTAACACCTACGAAAAGACAGGGCCTGGAGAGATGACTGATCTTCGATCTGCGTGTGTAAACAACGAAAATTTCGCGCAAGTTGCAGTGAAAAATAATCTGCATACCCACCTTCAGCGCTGTGCAACGGTTCTTGAGACTCAGATAAAAGAGTATCTGATGTCCTTTTCAGAGCCAGATGAGACTGGTAGAACAATCCCTTCAATGCAAGGCCCTAAG GCTCTTGGGGACGTGGTGGAGAGTATCGCTGGAGCATTGCTGATCGATACAAGGTTagatcttgaagaagtgtgGAGAGTCTTTGAGCCGTTGCTTTCTCCACTTGTGACACCTGATAAACTTCAGCTTCCTCCATACCGAGAGCTCAATGAGCTGTGCGACTCTCTCGGGTATTTCTTCCGTGTGAAATGCGCAAATGATGGTGTGAAGGCACAAGCCACGATCCAGTTACAGCTGGACGATGTTCTTTTGACTGGAGATGGATCTGAACAGACAAATAAACTGGCACTGGGAAAAGCAGCTTCCCATCTGCTTAAGCAACTTGAG ATGAGAAACATTTCACGTAAAACTGGGAACGGGGATGATCAAAGCTCCATGGATATTAAACTTGCTTGCAATCTTAGCGACAGAGAAACTCCGTCTTCAGATTCTGTCGAAATGCAGGGCACAGTGGTTCCAG TTATTGGGCCTATAAACATGAAGAAAGGAGGGCCCCGTGGAACACTACATGAGTTCTGCAAGAAGCATCTCTGGCCAATGCCTACTTTCGACACTTTGGAAGACAAGTCTCG AACTCCCTTTGAATTCACAGATGGCAATGAGAAGCGGACTAGCTTCAGCAGTTTCATATCGACCATAACCCTGAGGATACCTAATCGTGAGGCTGTGATGTATTCTGGAGAAGCCAGGCCTGACAAGAAGAGTTCCTTCGACTCTGCAGTTGTGGAACTGCTCTATGAGCTCGAGCGCCGCATGATCCTGActataaaaaagtaa
- the LOC106361511 gene encoding endoribonuclease Dicer homolog 3 isoform X3, which produces MEGDEPRGGGSDSLSVKRKFYEIDEDSSPMNGSELYEVAQTRNTIALLETGVDKFGVINLLIKPIPSSDSPKRFIICLAPTVNLVKQHCCEIRAHLNLKVEDYYGAKGVDKWTSHRWEEELFKNEVLVMTPQIFLDALRGGFLKVEMVRLLVIDECHRTTGNHPYAMIMKEFYHKATDKPRMFGLTTTAAIRKDQVSELENLMDSQIFNPQGQKGVDKFVTKVKEGPVFYDPAPLCRLELKDKLRTSHLKFDASLLSLLQELEKGNCQDVEENKFKAYQKRLSADYHDILHCLDSLGLICAHLAAEICLEKISETETYNECSMVCKEFLSDVLSTLGLFLQKEEKNSVDLPQDNPSAVISGLVSPKLQELFHLLDSLRGEMQKPCLIIVERIITAEVIERYVKKQASLGYLYVLSLIGNNASTQALAQKMQDSFHVGKVNLVFITDVVEEGFHMPDCSCMVCFDLPKTVCSYSQSQELAKQSNSKSIMFLERGNPSQRDHLYDLMRRQVPKETPNQANCQDLKENGATVHDEPAPKEQSANKRLRQLQVLDKNLLQCSAKEKAPSSKSKSSASAAGSKKRKELHGTTRANALSGIWGENLDGAIFQAYKLDFWSNISGDAYSSFSLLIESTLADDVGNVEMSLYLVRKYIKASVSHCGQIRLSHEEIVKAKCFQQFFFNGMFGKLFVGSKSLGTKREFLLQTDTSSLWHPSFMFLMLPVETGDLVSSATVDWSAINSCACVVDFLKKNPLLELQVGEENHCNTSSGQEGTQKKETETNLIHFANALSDKNSIEEIVVIAIHTGRIYSIVEAVKDSSAMSPFEDEASLEYATYAEYFNKKYGIVLAHPNQPLLKLKQSHHAHNLLVNFSDEVIEKKEPNVSNVRKTKPNIHAHLPPELLVRIDVPRSVTKSIYLLPSVMHRLESLMLASQLREEIDCSIDNFSISSTSVLEALTTLTSAEAFSMERLELLGDSVLKYVVSCSLYLKYPNKDEGQLSRERQSIISNSNLHRLATDRKLQGYIRNGAFEPRRWTAPGQCSLFPVPCKCGIDSREVPLEPRFFTENMTIKIGKACDMGHRWTVSKSVSDCAEALIGAYYVSGGLTAALHMMKWLGFDVEFDRELVNEAINRVSLRCYIPKDDELTELETKIRREFSSKFLLKEAITHSSVHESYSYERLEFLGDSVLDFLITRHLFNTYEKTGPGEMTDLRSACVNNENFAQVAVKNNLHTHLQRCATVLETQIKEYLMSFSEPDETGRTIPSMQGPKALGDVVESIAGALLIDTRLDLEEVWRVFEPLLSPLVTPDKLQLPPYRELNELCDSLGYFFRVKCANDGVKAQATIQLQLDDVLLTGDGSEQTNKLALGKAASHLLKQLEMRNISRKTGNGDDQSSMDIKLACNLSDRETPSSDSVEMQGTVVPVIGPINMKKGGPRGTLHEFCKKHLWPMPTFDTLEDKSRTPFEFTDGNEKRTSFSSFISTITLRIPNREAVMYSGEARPDKKSSFDSAVVELLYELERRMILTIKK; this is translated from the exons ATGGAAGGAGACGAACCTCGTGGAGGAGGAAGCGATTCTCTTTCTGTCAAGAGGAAATTCTATGAAATCGATGAAGATTCTTCTCCTATGAACGG TTCCGAGTTGTACGAGGTTGCACAGACCAGGAACACTATTGCTCTTCTGGAAACAGGAGTTGATAAGTTTGGGGTAATCAACTTGCTTATAAAACCCATTCCTTCTTCTGATTCCCCCAAAAGATTCATCATTTGCTTGGCCCCTACTGTCAATCTCGTCAAACAG CATTGCTGTGAGATTAGAGCACATTTAAATCTGAAGGTTGAAGACTACTATGGAGCTAAAGGAGTTGATAAGTGGACATCACACCGCTGGGAAGAGGAACTTTTTAAGAACGAG GTTCTAGTTATGACTCCTCAAATATTTCTAGATGCCCTTAGAGGTGGATTCCTGAAAGTAGAGATGGTACGCCTTCTTGTAATAGATGAATGCCACCGCACCACTGGCAATCATCCTTATGCAATGATTATGAAG GAGTTCTATCACAAAGCTACAGACAAACCGAGGATGTTTGGATTGACTACGACAGCCGCCATTAGAAAAG ATCAAGTATCAGAACTGGAGAACCTCATGGACTCGCAG atttttaatcCTCAAGGGCAGAAAGGGGTGGACAAGTTTGTTACAAAAGTGAAAGAAGGTCCAGTATTTTATGACCCAGCACCTTTATGCCGTCTGGAACTGAAAGATAAGTTGCGAACTTCACACCTCAAG TTTGATGCTTCTCTGTTAAGTCTTCTTCAAGAACTGGAAAAAGGCAATTGTCAGGACGTGGAGGAGAATAAGTTTAAGGCATATCAAAAGCGACTGTCCGCTGACTACCACGATATTTTGCATTGCCTTGATAGTCTTGGCCTCATTTGCGCACATTTG GCGGCTGAAATCTGCTTGGAGAAAATCTCGGAAACCGAAACTTATAACGAATGCTCAATGGTGTGCAAGGAGTTTCTTAGTGATGTTTTATCCACACTTGGGCTGTTTTTGCAGAAAG aagaaaagaattcGGTAGATTTGCCGCAAGACAATCCGTCAGCAGTGATTTCGGGACTTGTATCTCCCAAGTTACAAGAACTTTTCCATCTATTGGATTCATTGAG AGGTGAAATGCAAAAGCCATGCCTTATTATAGTTGAGAGAATCATAACTGCAGAAGTGATCGAAAGATACGTGAAGAAACAAGCCTCTTTAGGTTACCTTTACGTCTTATCTTTAATCGGAAACAACGCCTCTACCCAAGCATTGGCACAGAAAATGCAAGATTCATTTCATGTTGGCAAG GTAAATCTTGTATTTATCACTGACGTGGTCGAAGAAGGGTTTCACATGCCAGATTGCTCATGCATGGTATGTTTTGACCTGCCCAAAACAGTGTGTAGTTACTCGCAGTCTCAAGAACTGGCCAAACAGAGTAACTCTAAGTCTATCATGTTTCTTGAAAG GGGGAACCCCAGCCAAAGAGATCATCTGTATGACCTTATGCGAAGACAAGTACCAAAAGAAACTCCAAACCAAGCGAATTGTCAGGACTTGAAAGAGAACGGAGCCACGGTTCATGATGAACCAGCGCCAAAAGAGCAGTCGGCTAATAAAAGGTTACGTCAACTGCAAGTGTTGGATAAGAATCTGCTACAATGCAGCGCCAAAGAGAAGGCCCCCTCTTCTAAAAGTAAATCATCTGCGTCGGCTGCAG GTTCCAAAAAGCGGAAGGAGTTGCACGGGACAACCCGTGCAAACGCATTGTCAGGAATCTGGGGAGAAAATCTTGATGGTGCCATCTTTCAGGCTTATAAGTTGGACTTCTGGAGTAATATCTCTGGGGACGCGTACTCTAGTTTCTCTCTTCTGATTGAGTCAACCCTTGCCGATGATGTTGGAAATGTCGAGATGAGCCTTTACTTGGTCAGGAAGTATATAAAGGCTTCTGTTTCACATTGTGGCCAGATACGTTTGAGTCACGAAGAG ATAGTCAAAGCAAAGTGTTTTCAGCAATTTTTCTTCAATGGCATGTTTGGAAAGTTGTTTGTTGGATCCAAGTCACTGGGAACAAAGAGAGAATTTTTGCTTCAAACTGACACAAGTTCTCTTTGGCATCCTTCCTTCATGTTTTTAATGCTACCGGTTGAGACCGGTGATCTAGTTTCGAGTGCGACGGTTGATTGGTCAGCGATCAACTCCTGTGCCTGTGTAGTTGATTTCTTGAAGAAAAATCCCCTTCTAGAACTTCAGGTTGGTGAAGAAAATCATTGCAACACCTCATCCGGTCAGGAAGGgacacaaaagaaagaaacggaAACGAATCTGATTCATTTTGCCAACGCTTTGTCTGATAAAAATAGCATCGAAGAAATTGTGGTCATTGCGATTCACACCGGAAGGATATACTCTATAGTTGAAGCCGTCAAAGATTCTTCTGCTATGAGCCCGTTTGAGGACGAGGCCTCATTAGAATATGCTACTTATGcagaatattttaataaaaa GTATGGGATTGTATTGGCGCACCCGAACCAGCCATTGTTGAAGTTGAAGCAGAGTCACCATGCGCACAACCTCTTAGTCAACTTCAGTGACGAAG TGATTGAGAAGAAAGAACCAAACGTTAGTAATGTTAGAAAAACAAAACCCAACATCCACGCTCATTTGCCTCCGGAGCTTTTGGTTAGAATTGACGTGCCACGTTCTGTGACAAAATCAATCTACTTACTACCATCAGTGATGCACCGCCTAGAGTCTCTAATGTTGGCCAGCCAACTTAGAGAAGAGATTGATTGTAGCATCGATAACTTCAGTATATCTAGTACATCG GTTCTTGAAGCACTTACAACACTTACATCCGCTGAAGCGTTTTCCATGGAACGTTTGGAACTGCTTGGGGATTCAGTCTTGAAGTATGTTGTGAGTTGTTCTCTATACCTTAAGTATCCTAACAAAGACGAGGGACAACTTTCGCGTGAGAGGCAATCGATTATATCTAACTCGAATCTTCACCGCTTGGCTACAGATCGCAAACTGCAG GGATACATAAGAAACGGCGCCTTTGAACCGCGTCGGTGGACCGCACCTGGTCAATGTTCTCTCTTTCCCGTTCCTTGCAAGTGTGGGATTGATAGTAGAGAAGTACCGTTGGAGCCAAGATTCTTTACAGAGAACATGACTATAAAAATTGGCAAGGCCTGTGACATGGGTCATAGATGGACGGTTTCAAAATCTGTATCAGATTGCGCTGAGGCCCTGATTGGTGCCTATTACGTCAGCGGTGGATTGACTGCGGCTCTTCACATGATGAAATGGCTTGGCTTTGACGTTGAATTTGACAGAGAACTAGTGAATGAAGCCATCAATAGAGTTTCTCTACGGTGTTACATCCCTAAAGACGATGAGCTTACGGAGTTGGAGACAAAGATCCGACGTGAATTCTCTTCAAAGTTTCTTTTGAAAGAGGCTATCACACACTCATCTGTTCATGAATCCTACTCCTACGAG AGATTGGAGTTTCTTGGCGATTCCGTGCTTGATTTTCTAATCACCCGACATCTCTTTAACACCTACGAAAAGACAGGGCCTGGAGAGATGACTGATCTTCGATCTGCGTGTGTAAACAACGAAAATTTCGCGCAAGTTGCAGTGAAAAATAATCTGCATACCCACCTTCAGCGCTGTGCAACGGTTCTTGAGACTCAGATAAAAGAGTATCTGATGTCCTTTTCAGAGCCAGATGAGACTGGTAGAACAATCCCTTCAATGCAAGGCCCTAAG GCTCTTGGGGACGTGGTGGAGAGTATCGCTGGAGCATTGCTGATCGATACAAGGTTagatcttgaagaagtgtgGAGAGTCTTTGAGCCGTTGCTTTCTCCACTTGTGACACCTGATAAACTTCAGCTTCCTCCATACCGAGAGCTCAATGAGCTGTGCGACTCTCTCGGGTATTTCTTCCGTGTGAAATGCGCAAATGATGGTGTGAAGGCACAAGCCACGATCCAGTTACAGCTGGACGATGTTCTTTTGACTGGAGATGGATCTGAACAGACAAATAAACTGGCACTGGGAAAAGCAGCTTCCCATCTGCTTAAGCAACTTGAG ATGAGAAACATTTCACGTAAAACTGGGAACGGGGATGATCAAAGCTCCATGGATATTAAACTTGCTTGCAATCTTAGCGACAGAGAAACTCCGTCTTCAGATTCTGTCGAAATGCAGGGCACAGTGGTTCCAG TTATTGGGCCTATAAACATGAAGAAAGGAGGGCCCCGTGGAACACTACATGAGTTCTGCAAGAAGCATCTCTGGCCAATGCCTACTTTCGACACTTTGGAAGACAAGTCTCG AACTCCCTTTGAATTCACAGATGGCAATGAGAAGCGGACTAGCTTCAGCAGTTTCATATCGACCATAACCCTGAGGATACCTAATCGTGAGGCTGTGATGTATTCTGGAGAAGCCAGGCCTGACAAGAAGAGTTCCTTCGACTCTGCAGTTGTGGAACTGCTCTATGAGCTCGAGCGCCGCATGATCCTGActataaaaaagtaa